The following coding sequences are from one Elusimicrobium minutum Pei191 window:
- a CDS encoding DnaJ C-terminal domain-containing protein, giving the protein MAQYKDYYKILGVNKTASETEIKKAFKTAARKYHPDLHKDADKATMTEKFKDVNEAYEVLSDKQKRQVYDQLGPDYQNHARSGGGTGGYSRSYGSNGPQGGQYQQYYGNMGGGFGGGKQNFSGGFGAGDFSDFFQSIFGGMGDFGEADFGTNSFGSMKGQPGQQADEAGLSISLEDAHRGGKMQLTLPSGKTATVNIPAGIRDGQTLKLKGLGSTARNGAPRDLYLKISIEPHARFTHNKQDLDIRVPVMPWTAVLGGQITVPTLDGNVKIKIPAGTQSGKRMKLSGKGLGGKGDLYVKIIIDVPKAPTAEQIKLFEKLQEIS; this is encoded by the coding sequence ATGGCACAATATAAAGATTATTATAAAATTTTAGGCGTAAACAAAACTGCGTCGGAAACGGAAATAAAAAAAGCTTTTAAAACGGCTGCCCGCAAATACCACCCGGATCTTCATAAAGACGCGGATAAAGCCACTATGACTGAAAAATTTAAAGACGTTAATGAAGCGTATGAAGTTTTGTCAGACAAACAAAAAAGGCAGGTTTATGACCAGCTTGGCCCAGATTACCAAAATCATGCCCGCTCAGGCGGCGGCACGGGGGGGTATTCCCGTTCTTACGGCAGTAACGGCCCGCAGGGAGGGCAATATCAGCAATATTACGGTAATATGGGCGGCGGATTCGGCGGCGGCAAACAAAATTTTTCAGGAGGTTTCGGCGCGGGTGATTTTAGTGATTTTTTCCAAAGTATATTCGGCGGAATGGGCGATTTTGGAGAAGCTGACTTCGGTACAAACAGTTTTGGTTCCATGAAAGGCCAGCCCGGCCAGCAAGCCGATGAGGCAGGCCTTTCAATTTCTTTGGAAGACGCCCACCGCGGCGGTAAAATGCAGCTTACTTTGCCTTCAGGTAAAACAGCAACAGTAAACATCCCCGCCGGAATACGGGACGGACAAACCCTTAAACTTAAAGGCCTTGGCTCAACCGCCAGAAACGGCGCGCCAAGAGATCTATATTTAAAAATTTCTATTGAACCGCACGCAAGGTTTACCCACAATAAGCAGGATTTAGATATAAGGGTGCCCGTTATGCCCTGGACGGCGGTTTTGGGCGGACAGATAACAGTGCCAACCTTAGACGGCAACGTAAAAATAAAAATACCTGCCGGAACACAAAGCGGCAAAAGAATGAAATTAAGCGGCAAAGGGCTTGGCGGTAAAGGGGATTTATACGTTAAAATAATAATAGACGTTCCTAAAGCGCCAACTGCTGAACAAATTAAACTTTTTGAAAAACTGCAAGAGATATCGTAA
- a CDS encoding ferritin-like domain-containing protein, with product MGTKDIEIVKNSGLNAEELIAKLNSAFADEWLAYYQYWVGAKVAEGLMRPDVQKELEEHAAEELDHAGRVADRIISLGGTPILEPKEWYEKTKAGYLVPSNPDTTVLLDQNIKGERAAISVYKELFDMTKSKDIITAHMARHIMEEEIEHEQDLEDLVKDISYAKKK from the coding sequence ATGGGAACAAAAGACATAGAAATTGTTAAAAATTCAGGTTTAAATGCGGAAGAACTTATAGCTAAACTTAACAGTGCTTTTGCTGATGAATGGCTTGCCTATTATCAGTATTGGGTAGGGGCTAAAGTGGCGGAAGGTTTAATGAGACCCGACGTACAGAAAGAGCTTGAAGAGCACGCCGCCGAAGAACTTGACCACGCCGGAAGAGTGGCGGACAGAATTATTTCTTTAGGCGGAACGCCTATTTTGGAACCTAAAGAATGGTATGAAAAAACTAAAGCGGGATATCTGGTGCCTTCAAACCCCGATACCACGGTTTTACTTGACCAAAATATTAAAGGCGAGCGAGCGGCTATTTCCGTATACAAAGAACTTTTTGATATGACAAAAAGCAAAGACATTATTACGGCCCATATGGCGCGCCATATTATGGAAGAAGAAATTGAACATGAACAGGATTTAGAAGATCTTGTTAAAGATATTTCCTACGCTAAGAAGAAATAA
- a CDS encoding HAD family hydrolase, which translates to MRNIKIIAFDADDTLWDNEPYFREAEALFCDLISPYYPKNEIYSELLKTEIKNISIYGFGAKSITLSMIEAAIKLSQGKVTSDVIGKIIENGKTLLNMPIKLLPGVEDVLKELSSKYKLVVATKGDLLNQEQKLKKSGLAGYFHHVEVMSDKRTSDYIKLIRNLHYKPQELIMAGNSIKSDILPVLEAGAWAAYVPYHVMWAYEEEGSLPDSPRLIELKNITDLLKHLK; encoded by the coding sequence ATGCGAAACATTAAAATAATAGCCTTTGACGCTGATGACACTTTGTGGGATAATGAGCCTTATTTCCGCGAGGCGGAGGCTTTATTTTGCGATCTTATAAGCCCCTATTATCCTAAAAATGAAATTTATTCCGAGTTGCTAAAAACAGAAATAAAAAATATTTCAATTTACGGCTTTGGCGCAAAAAGCATAACATTATCAATGATAGAGGCAGCCATAAAACTTTCCCAAGGTAAAGTTACTTCCGATGTTATAGGTAAAATAATAGAAAATGGCAAAACTTTGCTTAATATGCCTATAAAACTGCTGCCCGGGGTTGAAGACGTTTTAAAAGAGCTTAGTTCTAAATATAAACTTGTTGTGGCTACTAAAGGCGATTTGCTTAATCAGGAGCAAAAACTAAAAAAATCAGGCCTTGCCGGCTATTTCCACCATGTTGAAGTTATGAGCGATAAACGTACTTCAGACTATATAAAACTTATTCGTAACCTACACTATAAGCCTCAAGAACTTATTATGGCGGGCAATTCAATTAAGTCCGATATTTTACCTGTTTTGGAAGCGGGGGCCTGGGCCGCTTATGTGCCTTACCATGTTATGTGGGCGTATGAGGAGGAAGGCTCTTTGCCTGATTCCCCCCGTCTTATAGAGCTTAAAAATATAACTGATTTGCTTAAACATCTAAAATAA
- a CDS encoding GGGtGRT protein produces MTIRFESYERRIKQIEAALKEYGIKDLEEAKKICTDKGVDVEKIVKGIQPIAFDNAVWAYTVGAAIAIKKGNKAASEAAESIGIGLQSFCIPGSVADQRLVGLGHGNLAAMLLREETKCFCFLAGHESFAAAEGAIGIARTANKVRKEPLKVILNGLGKDAAFIISRINGFTSVETEYDYATGKLNIVKETPFSNGDKAKVKCYGADDVSEGVAIMRHEGVDVSITGNSTNPTRFQHPVAGTYKKWAVENGKKYFSVASGGGTGRTLHPDNMAAGPASYGMTDTMGRMHGDAQFAGSSSVPAHVEMMGLIGMGNNPMVGATVAVAVAIEEAK; encoded by the coding sequence ATGACAATAAGATTTGAAAGCTATGAAAGAAGAATAAAGCAAATTGAAGCGGCTCTTAAAGAGTACGGTATAAAAGATTTAGAAGAAGCCAAAAAAATCTGCACCGACAAAGGCGTTGACGTTGAAAAAATAGTTAAAGGCATTCAGCCTATCGCTTTTGACAACGCCGTTTGGGCCTACACGGTTGGTGCGGCTATTGCCATTAAAAAAGGTAATAAAGCGGCCTCCGAAGCGGCAGAATCAATAGGCATAGGTTTACAGTCTTTCTGTATTCCCGGTTCCGTGGCGGACCAGCGCTTAGTAGGCTTAGGCCACGGTAATTTAGCCGCTATGTTACTTAGGGAAGAAACAAAATGTTTCTGCTTCTTAGCCGGGCACGAATCCTTTGCCGCCGCTGAAGGCGCCATCGGCATTGCCAGAACGGCCAACAAAGTCCGCAAAGAGCCTTTAAAAGTTATTTTAAACGGTTTAGGTAAAGACGCCGCTTTTATTATAAGCAGAATTAACGGCTTTACCAGCGTTGAAACAGAATACGATTACGCCACGGGTAAACTTAACATTGTTAAAGAAACCCCTTTCTCCAACGGCGATAAAGCCAAAGTAAAATGTTATGGCGCTGACGACGTAAGCGAAGGGGTTGCTATTATGAGGCATGAAGGCGTTGACGTTTCCATTACAGGTAACTCAACTAATCCTACCCGCTTTCAGCATCCCGTTGCCGGCACATATAAAAAATGGGCTGTGGAAAACGGCAAAAAGTACTTCTCAGTCGCTTCCGGCGGCGGTACGGGCAGAACGCTCCACCCGGACAATATGGCCGCGGGTCCCGCGTCTTACGGTATGACTGATACCATGGGCAGAATGCACGGCGACGCGCAGTTTGCCGGCTCGTCATCAGTTCCCGCTCACGTGGAAATGATGGGGCTTATCGGTATGGGTAACAACCCTATGGTAGGTGCCACAGTAGCGGTAGCCGTAGCTATTGAAGAAGCAAAATAA
- a CDS encoding iron-sulfur cluster assembly scaffold protein, whose amino-acid sequence MACENKCAYECSHEVQQMCCVAKGPKHGPAPIPEEGKWVKATQISDISGLTHGVGWCAPQQGACKLTLNVKKGVIEEALIETLGCSGMTHSAAMAAEVLTGKTILEALNTDLVCDAINTAMRELFLQIVYGRTQTAFSENGLPIGAGLEDLGKGLRSQVGTMYGTNAKGVRYLEMAEGYVLEMGLDKNDEAIGYKFVHLGKMMEAIKKGVDPKEAFTKNVNSYGRFDEAVKKIDPRHE is encoded by the coding sequence ATGGCTTGCGAAAACAAATGTGCTTACGAATGTTCCCATGAAGTTCAGCAAATGTGCTGTGTAGCTAAAGGCCCCAAGCACGGCCCCGCCCCTATACCTGAAGAAGGCAAATGGGTAAAAGCGACACAGATTTCAGATATAAGCGGTTTAACCCACGGCGTGGGTTGGTGCGCACCGCAACAAGGCGCTTGCAAATTAACATTAAACGTTAAAAAAGGCGTTATTGAAGAAGCTTTAATCGAAACATTAGGCTGCAGCGGTATGACGCACTCCGCCGCCATGGCCGCCGAAGTTTTAACAGGCAAAACAATTTTAGAAGCCTTAAACACCGACCTCGTTTGCGACGCTATTAACACCGCAATGAGGGAGCTTTTTCTCCAAATCGTTTACGGCAGAACGCAGACCGCTTTTTCCGAAAACGGCCTTCCCATAGGCGCGGGCCTTGAAGACTTGGGCAAAGGTTTACGCTCACAAGTCGGCACGATGTACGGCACAAACGCCAAAGGCGTAAGATATTTAGAAATGGCCGAAGGCTACGTGCTTGAAATGGGCTTGGATAAAAATGATGAAGCTATCGGATACAAATTTGTACACCTCGGCAAAATGATGGAAGCTATTAAAAAAGGCGTCGATCCGAAAGAAGCTTTTACAAAGAACGTAAACAGCTACGGCCGCTTTGACGAAGCTGTTAAAAAAATTGACCCGAGACACGAATAA
- a CDS encoding sugar isomerase domain-containing protein → MTNIKHRYLQDLAFLIAKIDKEQSENIDKAAVIVADTLETGGIIHTFGAGHSASVALEGFHRSGSFVQVNAVLDPVLMFHSGAVRATETERKEGYMLDILKTHSFQPQDCMIIVSNSGRNPAGIDAALYAKERGVKVIVITAYQAQKSSKSRHSSGKKLSDIADVIIDNLAGKDEANLSLFEGKKFGPVSTVSGAAIINAVYFTAAEKLLKKGHKPEIYTSSNAGGDEENAKYEKKYASRIKHLNS, encoded by the coding sequence ATGACAAACATTAAACACAGATATTTGCAGGATTTGGCTTTCCTTATTGCTAAAATAGATAAAGAACAATCGGAAAATATTGACAAAGCGGCCGTTATAGTAGCGGACACTTTAGAAACAGGCGGTATAATACATACTTTTGGAGCGGGGCACAGCGCCAGCGTGGCTTTGGAAGGCTTTCACAGAAGCGGTTCTTTTGTGCAGGTTAACGCCGTTTTAGACCCTGTGCTTATGTTTCACTCGGGCGCGGTGAGAGCTACCGAAACGGAAAGAAAAGAAGGTTATATGCTAGATATATTAAAAACCCATTCATTCCAACCCCAAGATTGTATGATAATAGTTTCAAACTCCGGCCGTAACCCTGCAGGCATTGACGCCGCTCTTTACGCAAAAGAACGCGGAGTTAAAGTTATAGTAATAACGGCGTATCAGGCGCAAAAAAGCTCCAAGTCACGCCATTCAAGCGGCAAAAAACTGTCCGACATTGCCGACGTTATTATAGATAATCTTGCCGGTAAAGACGAAGCTAATTTAAGTTTATTTGAAGGCAAAAAGTTTGGTCCCGTTTCAACTGTATCCGGCGCGGCTATAATAAACGCCGTTTATTTTACCGCGGCCGAAAAGCTGTTAAAAAAAGGACATAAACCTGAAATTTACACAAGCAGCAACGCGGGCGGTGATGAAGAAAACGCCAAATATGAAAAAAAGTACGCTTCGCGCATCAAACATCTTAATTCTTAA
- the asnS gene encoding asparagine--tRNA ligase, whose product MPQKIYVNHIGEYLGSEVTLNGWVYNMRSSGKLHFIQLRDGSGIIQCVIFKGNVTPEVFDTAANLTQETSVSITGTVKEDNRSKLGFELDVKDIKIIAPSVDYPITPKEHGDAFLMHNRHLWLRSSKQTAILKIRDEIIFAIRKFFHEREFTLVDSPILTPAACEGRSTLFETEYFGEKAFLSQSGQLYGEAAAMALGKIYCFGPTFRAEKSKTRRHLTEFWMVEPEVAFNDLNDNMELAEDFIVYIVESVLKNRRAELELIGRDISKLENIKKPFPRVSYTEAIKILNDLGNPTEWGGDIGGDEETLISNKFDRPVIIHRYPAAIKAFYMKRDPEDPKVVLAMDVIGPEGAGEIIGGSERESDYNALVERMKEQGMAPEDMDWYLDLRKYGSVPHSGFGMGIERMVRWICGLHHVRETIPFARMMDKIRP is encoded by the coding sequence ATGCCACAAAAAATTTATGTAAATCACATCGGAGAATATTTGGGCAGTGAAGTAACTTTAAACGGCTGGGTGTATAATATGCGTTCCAGCGGTAAACTTCATTTTATACAATTGCGCGACGGCAGCGGAATAATACAATGCGTTATTTTTAAAGGCAATGTAACGCCTGAAGTTTTTGATACGGCCGCTAATTTAACACAGGAAACTTCCGTTTCAATTACAGGCACCGTTAAGGAAGACAATCGCTCCAAATTGGGTTTTGAATTAGACGTAAAAGATATTAAAATTATAGCCCCTTCGGTTGATTATCCCATTACCCCCAAAGAACACGGCGACGCTTTTTTAATGCACAACAGGCACCTTTGGTTGCGCTCTTCCAAACAAACGGCAATTTTAAAAATTAGAGATGAAATTATTTTCGCTATAAGAAAATTTTTTCACGAAAGGGAATTTACTTTAGTTGACTCCCCCATTTTAACCCCGGCCGCCTGTGAAGGCAGAAGCACTTTATTTGAAACCGAATATTTTGGCGAAAAAGCCTTTTTAAGCCAAAGCGGCCAGTTATACGGCGAAGCCGCTGCTATGGCGTTGGGTAAAATTTACTGCTTTGGGCCTACTTTCAGGGCGGAAAAATCTAAAACCAGAAGGCATTTGACCGAGTTTTGGATGGTAGAACCAGAAGTCGCTTTTAACGATTTAAATGACAATATGGAACTTGCCGAAGATTTTATTGTATATATTGTTGAATCGGTATTAAAAAACCGCCGGGCCGAGCTTGAGCTTATAGGCCGTGATATAAGCAAACTTGAAAATATTAAAAAGCCTTTTCCCAGAGTTTCTTATACTGAAGCCATTAAAATTTTAAATGATTTGGGCAACCCCACGGAATGGGGCGGCGATATAGGCGGTGATGAAGAAACCTTAATCTCAAACAAATTTGACCGCCCTGTGATTATCCACAGATATCCCGCCGCTATTAAAGCTTTTTACATGAAGCGTGACCCGGAAGATCCCAAAGTAGTTTTAGCTATGGACGTTATCGGCCCTGAAGGCGCGGGTGAAATTATAGGCGGCAGTGAAAGAGAAAGCGACTATAACGCCCTTGTTGAACGTATGAAGGAGCAAGGTATGGCGCCGGAGGATATGGACTGGTACCTGGACCTTCGCAAATACGGCAGCGTGCCGCACAGTGGTTTCGGCATGGGTATTGAGCGTATGGTGCGCTGGATATGCGGTTTACACCATGTGAGAGAAACAATTCCATTTGCCCGTATGATGGATAAAATAAGACCTTAA
- a CDS encoding type IV pilin protein — protein sequence MKIQNGFTLIELLVVVLIIGILAAIALPQYQKAVIKSRSAEGYIVGKAVWQAEQAYYLANGYYCFDPNELDIDFPGAILAAGDSASTFGNIKLKNFDISLRQQPYQTVVVRSMGGTTPQAIRYEIIFGTTGTFCRRMDNDATGESICKTLTSQAPITNMTGWKDHPI from the coding sequence ATGAAAATACAAAATGGATTTACTTTAATAGAGTTATTAGTGGTGGTGCTTATAATAGGCATATTAGCCGCCATCGCATTACCGCAATATCAAAAGGCGGTTATAAAATCACGCTCGGCTGAAGGCTATATAGTAGGCAAAGCCGTATGGCAGGCTGAGCAGGCTTATTACCTGGCCAACGGATACTATTGTTTTGACCCGAATGAGCTTGATATCGACTTCCCGGGGGCTATTCTTGCGGCCGGGGACAGCGCTTCAACCTTCGGTAATATAAAACTTAAAAATTTTGATATAAGTCTGCGCCAGCAGCCCTACCAAACGGTTGTTGTAAGAAGCATGGGGGGAACCACGCCCCAGGCGATAAGGTATGAAATTATTTTTGGCACTACAGGTACATTTTGCAGACGTATGGATAATGACGCGACAGGCGAAAGTATTTGCAAAACGCTTACTTCCCAGGCGCCGATAACCAATATGACCGGATGGAAGGACCATCCGATTTGA
- a CDS encoding type IV pilin protein codes for MKKGFTLIELLVVVLIIGILAAIALPQYTNTVEKSRTAEAKIVLKAMKEAQERYFLTTGAYTTDWDDLDLEKPVSKNWNYVIAADLSVYAVRNKTAPTYLLAYRFNNPVARGRDSIICRSDTDTDYGRKICKMLGAAEYVSEGGYENWVLPL; via the coding sequence ATGAAAAAAGGCTTTACATTAATAGAGTTATTGGTTGTTGTGCTTATTATAGGCATACTTGCCGCTATCGCTTTGCCCCAATATACTAACACGGTGGAAAAATCACGTACGGCGGAAGCAAAAATTGTTCTTAAGGCTATGAAGGAAGCCCAGGAAAGATATTTTCTTACAACCGGCGCTTATACAACAGATTGGGATGATTTAGATTTAGAAAAACCTGTAAGCAAAAACTGGAATTACGTTATAGCGGCTGATTTATCAGTTTACGCTGTAAGAAATAAAACCGCGCCGACATATTTACTTGCTTACAGATTTAACAATCCCGTAGCGCGCGGAAGGGATTCTATTATCTGTCGTTCGGATACTGATACTGATTACGGCAGAAAAATATGCAAAATGCTTGGAGCTGCTGAATATGTATCCGAGGGTGGTTATGAAAATTGGGTTTTGCCTTTGTAA